The genomic interval CTGGCCGCGCCGTGGTTGCTGTGGGGCGTGTTCTGGGTCGTCCTGATCAGCGGCATGTCCCGCCGCCGCTGGCACAACTACCGCCGCTGACGGGCGCGGGGGATCTCCTCCGCGAACTCCACGACGAACCCGTCCGGGTCGGCAACATGGACCGTCCGATGTCCCCACGGACGGTCCGCCGGCCCGCTCAGCACAGGTACGCCGGCCGCGACCAGCCGCTCGGCGTACGCATCCACGTCGTCGACCATCACCACCACTTCCCCACCCGCGCCCGGTGCCACGTCACGCCCGGTGAGCCACTCCGCGCGCCGCCGTTCGTACAACGCGAACCGCACCCCACCCGCGTCGAACTCCGCATACCCCGCGTCCGTGAACTTGTACGCCAGCCCCACCACATCCCGGTAGAACCCCACCGACCGCTCCAACTCCCCCACGTACAAGATCACGTACCCAATCTTCATACCGCCAATTGTCGACGCGGCCACCGAGGACCCGGGTGATTGGATGGGTGGCATGACGAACGTACTGCGCTACGCGGCCTTCACGTCTGATCCGAATGGTGGGAATCCGGCGGGGGTGGTGCTGGACGCAAGCGGGTTGGACAACGAGGCGATGCAGGCGATTGCGGCCGAGGTTGGGTACTCCGAGACTGCGTTCGTCACCGGCGACGCGGATCCGCTGCCGGTACGGTACTTCTCGCCCAAGGCGGAGGTGCCGTTCTGTGGGCATGCCACAGTGGCGACCGCCGTCGCGCTGGCGGAGCGCACCGGGCCGGGCGAGATCGTCTTCTCGACTCAGGCCGGCCTCGTCCCGGTGACGGTGGACGACGGCATGCGCGCGACCCTCACCAGCGTCGAGCCGTCCGTCGAGCCGACCGGGGATCTGGCGGATGTTCTCGACATCCTCAGGTGGGAAGCCAGCGACCTCGACCCGGCCCTGCCGGCGCGGATCGCGTACGCCGGGGCGCGGCATCTCGTCCTGAGTACGGCGACCCGGCAACGACTCGCCGACCTGGACTACGACTTCGATCGCCTGCTCGCCTACATGCTCGAGCGCGACCTGACCACCCTCCAGCTCGTCTGGCGCGAGTCCCCGACCATGTTCCACGTGCGGGATCCGTTCCCGGTCGGTGGTGTCGTGGAGGATCCGGCAACCGGTGCGGCGGCGGCCGCGTTCGGCGCTTACCTGCGGGAGCTCGGGCTCGGACAGCCCGCGATCACACTGCACCAGGGCGACGACCTCGGCCGTCCCAGTCTCATCACGGTCGAGCTGAGTCCCGACGACAACCGCGTGCGGGTCAGCGGGAACGCCGTACCGATCACGGCACCCGCGTGAGCCACTCCTCGGTGCCGAACTTCGCCGCAACACGTTCTTGAGCGAGCTCGACGGTCGCATCGTCGACAGCGCCGGCGGCCAGGCCGTAGCGGTTCCGGAAGGTGCCGACCATGCGTTCGATCACGTCCGCGCGGTCGAGGCCGGTCTGGCTGCGGAGCGGGTCGACGCGCTTGTTGGCGCTCGTCGTGCCCTTGTCGGACAGCTTCTCCCGGCCGATCCGCAGTACCTCGAGCATCTTGCCGGCGTCCATGTCGTAGGCCATCGTCACGTGGTGCAGCACCGCGCCGCCCGCGAACCGCTTCTGCGCGGCGCCCGCGATCTTGCCCGCCGGCGACGTGATGTCGTTGATCGGCTGGTACGTCGCCGCGATGCCGAGATCGTTGAGCGCACCAATGACCCAGTCGTCCAGGAACGCGTACGACTCGATGAACGACAGGCCGGAGACGAGCGACTCCGGAACGTACAGCGAGTACGTGATCGTGTTGCCCGGCTCGACGAACATCGCACCGCCGCCGCTGATCCGCCGTACCACTGTCACGTCGTGCCGCGCGGCGCCGTCCAGGTCGACCTCGTTACGCAAGGACTGGAAGCTGCCGATGATCACGGCGTTCGAGGCCCACTCCCAGACACGCAGCGTCGGCGGGCGTTCACCGGACCCGACCTGTTCGGTCAGTACTTCGTCGAGCGCCATCTGCAACGCCGGCTCCCGCGGTACGTCGTGCACGAACTGCCACTCGTGATCACGCCAACCAGTTGCCCCGGTCAACGCACGCCGTACGGCGACCGCGACCGCCTCCGGGGAGAACCCGAGCATCTCGACGCCATCGCCCAGCACGCCGCGCACCCGCGCCGCGATCTGGGCCGCCGGCAACGCGATCGGCAAACCGGCCAAGGCGCCGTTGATCCGCTCCAGTGCGTCATCCGGTTCGAGGAAGAAGTCGCCGGAGATCTGCGCGGTCTTCACGTGCTCGTCGACCACGTCGAGATCCGCGACCACGAGCTTCCCACCGGGCACCTTGTACTCACCATGCATACTCACCAACAACTTGCGCTGGTCAACGGTTGTTCCCGGGGCGCATACTCCGGGGCATGGGGGAAATGAGCATGAACATGGCGATCCATGCCGCCGTACGACGGGATCTCGATCGCTTCCTTGACGCACTGGGGCGGTTCCCGGACGGGGACCGGGAGCGGGCCGACCAGCTGGCGGCGGCCTGGGAGAACTTCGACGAGCAGCTCACCCGGCACCACGAGGGCGAGCACGAGATCGCGTGGCCGGCACTGGAGAAGGTCGGCGTGAGCCGGGATCTGCTGACGCAGCTGGATGCCGAGCACGACACCATGGCGACCGCTCTCGCAGCGACCCGGACGGCGATGGGCGCGTTGCACACCTTCGCCAGCGTGGCGGATGCGGACGTCGCACACACTGCGATGAAGGAGCTGCAACGGGTCACGGTCGTGCACCTCGAGCACGAGGAGGCGGAGATCGAGCCCGTCTACCTGGCGAAGAAGGACACACCCGAACTGAAGGCGATGGGCCGCGAGTTCGCCAAGGTCGGCCCGGTCCAAGGCGGCACCTTCTTCGCCTGGGCCCTCGACGGCGCCACCCCGGACGAAACCGACGCCATCGCCCACACCGTCCCCAAACCAGTCCTCACCGTCATAACCGGCCTCTTCGGCCGCACCTACCGCAAATCAGTAGCCCCCGCCTGGCGCAGCTGACAGCTGCGACGGCAGCAGGTTGTGCGATCAGGCAGCCGGCTTGAGCTCCACTGCGACCTGCCAGACACGGGCGCGGACGGTGTCGATGTCGGCGGAGGCGTCGACCTGGTGGTGGATGCCTCGGTTCGCGTAGAAGTTGATCAACGGAGCGGTCTGCTCGTGGTAGATCTCGAAGCGGCGGCGGATGACCTCTTCGGTGTCGTCGGAGCGGTGCTCGATCTCGGCCCGGCGGAGCAGGCGGTGGACCAAGGAGTCGACCGCGACCTGCAGCACGAGCGCTGCGTCGAGCGAACGCCCTTGCGCATCGAGGATGTCGTCCAGCACGCCGGCCTGGTCGAGCGTGCGCGGGTATCCGTCCAGGACGAAGCCCGGCCCGGCGTCGGCCGCCGCGAGCCGGTCGCGGACCATCGCGTTGGTGACCTCGTCCGGCACGTATTCGCCCGCGTCGAGGTAGCGCTTGGCTGTCCGCCCGAGATCGGTGCCGTCCGCAATGTTGCGGCGGAACAGGTCGCCGGTGGAGATGACAGGCACACCGAGATGGTCGGCCAGGTGACCCGCGTGCGTTCCCTTGCCCGCCCCCGGCGGCCCCATCAGCAAGACAGTGGTCACGGCACCCTCCTGACCCTCGGTAAGTCCAAAAGAATATGGGAGCTTCCGCGACGGCGGTACGGCGTACGTCACTCGAATTGACCGGGATACGTCACACCGCGCGCGTTACTGTCCGGAATCGCTACTTCTCGAGCAAATCCCACGTCGACAGGCAGAACGGATCGGCACCGTGGGCCGCCGCGTCCGGGCAGTTGATCGTCGGCGAGCTCAGCCGGATCCCGGTGCCGTCCATCTCAGAACTCCATCTCCGGGCGGAGCTCGATGATGTCGCCGGGCCCGGCGAACTTCGCCGCCAGCTCCTCGGCCCGCTCCGGCGTCGCGCAGTCCAGCACGAAGAACCCGGCCAGCTGCTCCTTCGACTCGGCGTACGGACCGTCGGTGCTGACCGGCCGCTTCCCCTCCCAGCGGAACGTGCGCGTCGTCGACGGCGCGTCCAGCGCGAGCCCGCTGACCAGCTCACCCGACGCGGACAGCTCGGCCAGCATCGCGTCGAACTCCTTGCCCATCGCCTCCCGCTCGGCGGCCGGGATCGACCGGCCCACCTCGGTGAAGTCGATCGTCGGGTGCCCCCACGGCTGCGGGTTGGAGTGGATCAGAACCACGTACTTCATGATGACCTCCAGTCTGAGCCGGTACGCCGTACTGCGCCCGGCACCGATGACGTCGGAGGCGCGGACGCGCCCTCGACATTTCTCCTGGATGTATTCCAGCTCACATCCGGTCACACTCACCCCGCCGGGATCCGTCAGCCGGATAGACGCGAGAGGAGAACACATCATGAGCACGATTCTGGTGACAGGTGGGACCGGAACGATCGGCCGCCACGCCGTACCGCTGTTGCAGGCGGCCGGATGCAAGGTCCGGGTCCTCAGCCGGCACCCCCACGACCGCGGCGACGGTGTCGAGTACCTGGCCGTCGACCTACTGAAGGGCGACGGGCTGGACCGTGCGGTGGACGGCGTGGACGTCATCCTGCACCTGGCCGGTGGACCGAAGGGCGACGACATCGGGACCCGCAACCTGGTCGAGGCGGCCGAGCGGGCCGGTGTCGGCCACCTGGTGCACATCTCGGTGACCGCGGTCGACCAACTGCCGCTGACGTACTTCAAGTCGAAGCTCGGCGCCGAGCAGGCCGTCCTTCAGTCGTCCGTGCCGTCGTCGGTACTGCGGGTCGCCCAGCTGCACGACTTCGCCTGGAAGACCGTGCGAGCGATGGCGAAACTGCCGGTGCTGCCGACGCCGGGCGGTGTCCGGTTCCAGCCTGTCGACGGGCGGGACGTGGCCCAGCGACTCGTCGAGCTGGCGCTCGGTGAGCCACAAGGCCTCGTCCCTGACCTGGTCGGCCCGAAGGTTTACAGCCTGTCAGAGCTCGCTCACGACTACTTGCGGGCCACGGGCAAGCACCGGCTGTCGCTCCCGATCCGCGTGCCCGGCAAGGCCGGCAAGGTGTACCGGGCGGGCGCCAACCTGACCCTGACCGGCGCCGACGTCGGCACTCACACCTGGGAAGACTTCGTCGCCGCACAGGTGTAAGGCTCCAGAAGCTCCTCCAGGTCCGGCGTACGACGCCGTGCGATCCCGGCCAGGAAGTCCGCCACCTGCACCCGCGGATCGTGCTTGGAGTCGACCTGCGTGAACGACCGCAGCGGCGCCGGGTCGAACCGCTCGGCCAGGAACGCTCCCAGCCTGGCCACCCGGCCGCGGGTCAGCGCACTCTGCTCGTCGTGGACCACGGCGACCGATCGATGACCGGCGCTCCAGTGCAGGACCGTCTCGGCGAGCGCCGGCACCAACGGCTCGAGTGGTGGCGGGATCTCCGGATCCTCGTCGATCAGCCGCTGCATCACCTCCTCGACCCGGGCGCGGGTCACCGCACGCAACGCGGGTACGTCGGCCGGCATCGTCGCGAAGAACCGGTCCACGGCCTCGTGATCCATCAGGCGGACCCGCTTCGTCCGGGCCAGATCCACGAAGGCGGACAGGAACCCGGTCCGAGGCCGCAACGCCGCCACCGCCTCGGAATGATCCGTCCCGAGGCTGGTCCCCGCGGCGTACGACGGCTCCTCGGCGAACAACTCCAGCACCCGCGCGGCGACGTACGAGGTCTTGTCGATGACGTGGACGTGCGCGTGGCCGCGCAAGGTGGTGAGCAGCCACTCGAGCGCGGGCCGCTGCTCGGGTCGCAGCAGTTGGTTGGACTTGTACTCGGTTCGCTGGCGCAGACGTGTTCGCAGTACGGCGATGATGTCGGCGGCGGCTGGGATGTCGAGATCGACGCCGGCGTGGGTGATGACGGGCGAGGTGGGGTCGAGCAGGTTGGTTCCGGAGAACCCCGACTCGTCACACGCGACCTCGACCCAGGACGACTGGGTACTCATGGAAAGACTGGCTCCAAGGCTGGCGGACTGCACGCTTCGGGGCCCGTCCGCGGGACGGGCGTGATCAGGTCGCGCGCCAGGGTTCATCGGGCGCGGTGCGATCAGTGAGCGGCAGCAGCCTTGGCAGACATGCGACCCATCATTGCCCGGCCGGCCGCCGGGCACCAGTGATTTCCTACGGCTTGCGGCCGAGCGCGACCAGCAAGAGCTGTCCGGCGCCGGTCGAGCTGAGGGTCTGCTCGTCGTCCGGCCACCACGCGGTCAGGTCGACCAGCCCAGGCTTGACCAGCTCGAGCTCGCTGACCAGCTCCTCGGTCTCGGCCCGGGTCCGGAATCTGATCTGCGGGAACGCATCCTGCAGCTTCTCCTCGATGGCGGTCGAGAAGTCCGCGAGCCGGCCGCCGTCGCGTGGGTTGAGCGCATGAGTGAGCGCCAGGTAGGAACCGGACGGTACGGCGGCCACGTAGTCCGCGATGACCCGGACGGCCTGCGGGCTCGGGACGTTGTGCAGGACCAGGCCGAGCAGGATCCCGACCGGCCGGGTCAGGTCGAGTCCCGGGGTCACGTCCGGATGGTTGAGTACGGCGGCGGGGTCGGTCAGGTCGACGCCGGCGAAGAAGCTGCGCTTGTCGTCGGCGAGCAGGGCCTGTCCGTGGGAGATCGCGGTCAGGTCGTGGTCGACGTACACGACCTTCGCGGCCGCGTTGGCCTGCTGGGCGATCTCGTGCGTGTTCAGCGCGGTCGGGAGACCGGCGCCGAGATCGAGGAACTGGTCGATCCCGCCCTCGGTGGTCATCAGGCGGATCGCCTCGGCGAGCCAGCGCCGGTTCTGCTTGGTGAGCTCCGGTATCTCGGGCGCGAGCTTCAGCAGTTCCCGGACGAATCGCCGGTCGACCTCGAAGTTGTTCTTGCCGCCGAGGAGCAGGTCGTACACCCGCGCCTGCGACGCCCGGTCGAGGTCGATCAGGTCCAGCTGGCCGTAGTCCGGCATCGCCTGCCCCACCTCGTTCCGTGATCCGAAAACCCCGATTGCCGGAAGGCTATCCAGCAAACCGGTCGAGCGCCGCACCGGGGCTGTGTCGTGGAACCGCCGGCGTCGGCGTCCCGCCCCGCGGGAGATCCGCGGGAGATCCGCCCGACTCGCGCGGCAAGCGCTTGCCAGCGCCTGGCGAGCACACCACACTGAGCGCCAACCGCCCCACCTCCCAGGAGGAATACATGCCCCGCAACCTGCATCGCCGTACCTTCCTGATCGGCAGTCTCGGTCTCACCGCGGCGGCCGTCGCCAGACCGGCGAGCGCCACCACGACGCGGACCCGGGCCGTCCGGGCCCGCTCCCTGGACGAACTCCGCAAGGCGATCGCGGCCGCCGAGCCGGGCGCCGAGATCGTGCTGGCCAACGGCACGTACGACGTACCCGGCGACCAGACGATTGCGGTCAGCGGGAAGCACGGGACCGCGGACGCGTGGATCACTGTGCGCGCGGAGTCGGTCGGTGGCGTGACGCTGACCGGGAACAACGGGTTCGTGTTCGCGGACTCGGCGTACGTCGCGATCGACGGGTTCAAGCTCCGGCAGCAGACCACGTTCGAGGTGCCGACGACCTGTCAGCACGTCCGGATCAGCCGGAACGACATCCAGCTCGGCGACCTCGAAGGCCTGCATTGGGTGATGGTTCGCGGCGACGCGACGGTTGTCGAGCGCAATCACTTCCACGGGAAGTCGAAGCTCGGTGTCTTCCTGGGAGTCGAGGGTCCCGGCTCGGACGGCATGGCCCGCGGGGTGCACATCGTCCGGAACTACTTCTCCGACCACACGTACGCCGGTGACAACGGCGGCGAACCGATCCGGCTCGGACTGAGCGGCCGGTCGCTCAGCGACGCCGGCGCGACCGTCGAGGAGAACCTGTTCGAGCGCTGCAACGGCGACCCGGAGGCGATCTCGACCAAGTCGACCGGCAACACCATCCGGCACAACACGATCCGCGACAGCCTCGGCGGGATCGTGCTCCGGCACGGCAACCGCTCCCGCGTGGACGCCAACTTCATCCTTGCCGGAAGCAACGGAATCCGGATCTACGGCAACGACCACCTGATCGTGAACAACTATGTCGAGCAGATCGCCGGCGCCGGCATCGTGCTCGGCAGCGGCAGTGTCCGCGACCACAAGCCCGAGGACTCCCCGGAGAGCCGCCGCGGCAACGACGCACCAGACCGGGTGACGATCGCACTGAACACCGTTCAATCGTGTGGAACGGCGATCAGTGGCGAGTCACAACGTCCATTGCCACCGCTCGGCTGCGCAATCACCGACAACCTGCTCGTCGGCGACGCCGGCAAGCAGTTGGTCTCGATGCCGTACCTGGACGGGATCGCGTTCGCCGGCAACCTCTGCTGGGGCGCTGCGACCGACGGCACCATCCCCGCGGGCGGGTCCACCAGGAAGGACCCGAAGCTCGCGCCCGGTTCGGACGGCGTACGTCGTCTCACGGTCGGCAGCCCGGCGATCAACGCGGCCAGCAGGACGTACCCGGCCGTCACGCGTGACCTCGACGACCACCCCCGCACCGGCAAGGCTGACGTCGGCGCCGACGAGTACAGCAAGGCCACGCCGCACAACCGCCCGCTCATGCCTTCGGACGTGGGGCCCGCCTCGCGATGAGTTTTCTGCGGCTCGTTCGTCTCAACACGGACCAACGAACGAGCAGGAGGATCCATGGCGAAGGTGTTGTACTCGGTGACGATGTCGGTGGACGGCTTCATCACCGGACCGGACGGTGACATGCAGTGGATGCGCCCGTACCTCGGGCCCAACCCGGAGGTCGACGAACTGGTCCCGCGGATCGGTTCGATCCTCGTCGGCCGCCGGTCGCACGACGGGGACGATCCGTTCAAGGGTGAGGCCGGCGAAGGCCAGGCGTTCGGCGGTGGGTGGAGCGGACCGATGTACGTCGTCACCCACCGCCCACCGGCCGAGGCGGAACCCGACGTCACGTACGTCGCCGACTTCGCGAAGGCACTCGCCCAGGCGAAGGAGGCGGCCGGCGACAAGTACGTCAACGTGATCGGCGCGAACGTCGCCAAGCAATGCATCGAGGCCGGCGAACTGGACGAGGTCCTGCTCCTCTTCGCCCCGGCGATGCTCGGCGACGGCACGCGCCTCTTCGACCACCCCGGCGGCCAGACGGTCCGGCTCGAACGCATGAGCGTGACCGAGACCGCACTGGCCACCAGCCTGTGGTTCAAGGTGGTCTAGAAGTCTGCGGCAGTTGGATGCATGACGGCGCGGATCTCGACGGACCGTCCGGCGGCTCGCGCGTCCGGAAGCAGGCGCGCGAGCTCGATCGCTCGATCGCGGGTCTCCACGTCGATCACGTAGTAGCCGTCGATCTGGCTGGGCTCACACTCCGGGAGCTGGATGGACAGCTGGGGATCGGCGAGCAACTCGCCGCCGACCAGTTCGCCGGCCTCGTGGGCAACTCGCTCGAACTCGTCGCGCTGCAGGCGTGGTTCACCATCACCCTGCAGGATCAGTAGAAACTTCATCGGCGCACTCCTCTCACTGCTAGGACGGAGTCGAGCGCGCGGTTTTGACATGATGGCCCGATGTTCGTGCGCACCGAACGGCTGACCCTGCGCCGCTTCACGCCGACGGATGCCGAGCGGTTCGCCGCGTACCGCTCGGATCCCGCGGTCGCCCACTACCAGTCGTGGGATGCTCCGGTGCCGCTCGCCGACGCTCAGCAGACGGTCGAGCGGTTCGGGCAGGGCGATCCGGAGGCGGCCGGCTGGTTCCAGTACGCCGTCGATCTGGACGGCGTACTGATCGGGGATCTCGGCCTCAACCTGCACGAG from Kribbella sp. NBC_00709 carries:
- a CDS encoding VOC family protein; this translates as MKIGYVILYVGELERSVGFYRDVVGLAYKFTDAGYAEFDAGGVRFALYERRRAEWLTGRDVAPGAGGEVVVMVDDVDAYAERLVAAGVPVLSGPADRPWGHRTVHVADPDGFVVEFAEEIPRARQRR
- a CDS encoding PhzF family phenazine biosynthesis protein → MTNVLRYAAFTSDPNGGNPAGVVLDASGLDNEAMQAIAAEVGYSETAFVTGDADPLPVRYFSPKAEVPFCGHATVATAVALAERTGPGEIVFSTQAGLVPVTVDDGMRATLTSVEPSVEPTGDLADVLDILRWEASDLDPALPARIAYAGARHLVLSTATRQRLADLDYDFDRLLAYMLERDLTTLQLVWRESPTMFHVRDPFPVGGVVEDPATGAAAAAFGAYLRELGLGQPAITLHQGDDLGRPSLITVELSPDDNRVRVSGNAVPITAPA
- a CDS encoding lipoate--protein ligase family protein, which gives rise to MHGEYKVPGGKLVVADLDVVDEHVKTAQISGDFFLEPDDALERINGALAGLPIALPAAQIAARVRGVLGDGVEMLGFSPEAVAVAVRRALTGATGWRDHEWQFVHDVPREPALQMALDEVLTEQVGSGERPPTLRVWEWASNAVIIGSFQSLRNEVDLDGAARHDVTVVRRISGGGAMFVEPGNTITYSLYVPESLVSGLSFIESYAFLDDWVIGALNDLGIAATYQPINDITSPAGKIAGAAQKRFAGGAVLHHVTMAYDMDAGKMLEVLRIGREKLSDKGTTSANKRVDPLRSQTGLDRADVIERMVGTFRNRYGLAAGAVDDATVELAQERVAAKFGTEEWLTRVP
- a CDS encoding hemerythrin domain-containing protein, which produces MGEMSMNMAIHAAVRRDLDRFLDALGRFPDGDRERADQLAAAWENFDEQLTRHHEGEHEIAWPALEKVGVSRDLLTQLDAEHDTMATALAATRTAMGALHTFASVADADVAHTAMKELQRVTVVHLEHEEAEIEPVYLAKKDTPELKAMGREFAKVGPVQGGTFFAWALDGATPDETDAIAHTVPKPVLTVITGLFGRTYRKSVAPAWRS
- a CDS encoding adenylate kinase, which produces MTTVLLMGPPGAGKGTHAGHLADHLGVPVISTGDLFRRNIADGTDLGRTAKRYLDAGEYVPDEVTNAMVRDRLAAADAGPGFVLDGYPRTLDQAGVLDDILDAQGRSLDAALVLQVAVDSLVHRLLRRAEIEHRSDDTEEVIRRRFEIYHEQTAPLINFYANRGIHHQVDASADIDTVRARVWQVAVELKPAA
- a CDS encoding YciI family protein — its product is MSVTGCELEYIQEKCRGRVRASDVIGAGRSTAYRLRLEVIMKYVVLIHSNPQPWGHPTIDFTEVGRSIPAAEREAMGKEFDAMLAELSASGELVSGLALDAPSTTRTFRWEGKRPVSTDGPYAESKEQLAGFFVLDCATPERAEELAAKFAGPGDIIELRPEMEF
- a CDS encoding SDR family oxidoreductase is translated as MSTILVTGGTGTIGRHAVPLLQAAGCKVRVLSRHPHDRGDGVEYLAVDLLKGDGLDRAVDGVDVILHLAGGPKGDDIGTRNLVEAAERAGVGHLVHISVTAVDQLPLTYFKSKLGAEQAVLQSSVPSSVLRVAQLHDFAWKTVRAMAKLPVLPTPGGVRFQPVDGRDVAQRLVELALGEPQGLVPDLVGPKVYSLSELAHDYLRATGKHRLSLPIRVPGKAGKVYRAGANLTLTGADVGTHTWEDFVAAQV
- a CDS encoding DUF3800 domain-containing protein — encoded protein: MSTQSSWVEVACDESGFSGTNLLDPTSPVITHAGVDLDIPAAADIIAVLRTRLRQRTEYKSNQLLRPEQRPALEWLLTTLRGHAHVHVIDKTSYVAARVLELFAEEPSYAAGTSLGTDHSEAVAALRPRTGFLSAFVDLARTKRVRLMDHEAVDRFFATMPADVPALRAVTRARVEEVMQRLIDEDPEIPPPLEPLVPALAETVLHWSAGHRSVAVVHDEQSALTRGRVARLGAFLAERFDPAPLRSFTQVDSKHDPRVQVADFLAGIARRRTPDLEELLEPYTCAATKSSQV
- a CDS encoding SAM-dependent methyltransferase, which translates into the protein MPDYGQLDLIDLDRASQARVYDLLLGGKNNFEVDRRFVRELLKLAPEIPELTKQNRRWLAEAIRLMTTEGGIDQFLDLGAGLPTALNTHEIAQQANAAAKVVYVDHDLTAISHGQALLADDKRSFFAGVDLTDPAAVLNHPDVTPGLDLTRPVGILLGLVLHNVPSPQAVRVIADYVAAVPSGSYLALTHALNPRDGGRLADFSTAIEEKLQDAFPQIRFRTRAETEELVSELELVKPGLVDLTAWWPDDEQTLSSTGAGQLLLVALGRKP
- a CDS encoding polysaccharide lyase 6 family protein; the encoded protein is MPRNLHRRTFLIGSLGLTAAAVARPASATTTRTRAVRARSLDELRKAIAAAEPGAEIVLANGTYDVPGDQTIAVSGKHGTADAWITVRAESVGGVTLTGNNGFVFADSAYVAIDGFKLRQQTTFEVPTTCQHVRISRNDIQLGDLEGLHWVMVRGDATVVERNHFHGKSKLGVFLGVEGPGSDGMARGVHIVRNYFSDHTYAGDNGGEPIRLGLSGRSLSDAGATVEENLFERCNGDPEAISTKSTGNTIRHNTIRDSLGGIVLRHGNRSRVDANFILAGSNGIRIYGNDHLIVNNYVEQIAGAGIVLGSGSVRDHKPEDSPESRRGNDAPDRVTIALNTVQSCGTAISGESQRPLPPLGCAITDNLLVGDAGKQLVSMPYLDGIAFAGNLCWGAATDGTIPAGGSTRKDPKLAPGSDGVRRLTVGSPAINAASRTYPAVTRDLDDHPRTGKADVGADEYSKATPHNRPLMPSDVGPASR
- a CDS encoding dihydrofolate reductase family protein, whose protein sequence is MAKVLYSVTMSVDGFITGPDGDMQWMRPYLGPNPEVDELVPRIGSILVGRRSHDGDDPFKGEAGEGQAFGGGWSGPMYVVTHRPPAEAEPDVTYVADFAKALAQAKEAAGDKYVNVIGANVAKQCIEAGELDEVLLLFAPAMLGDGTRLFDHPGGQTVRLERMSVTETALATSLWFKVV
- a CDS encoding YciI family protein; this encodes MKFLLILQGDGEPRLQRDEFERVAHEAGELVGGELLADPQLSIQLPECEPSQIDGYYVIDVETRDRAIELARLLPDARAAGRSVEIRAVMHPTAADF